cgtttcaaaatgtttgttacgtttggatttTAGCACGTTTATTTACGTGTAATTaatattcttttttaaaaaaacttaaATGTTCTAGATTCCATCATAAATCTGATTCCATCTTTCCAAATTATGACATTTATTACTCTTTTtgaacaaaaggtcttgcgcgcacaaggtgcacaataaatttattgtacaccaagataacttttaccccttttctcgtaactttaacctagttttgattaacttttatattagtaaaaaaaagttgatagaaatgattaaatgattaattttatacattataagtgattttgaagaaataagttttactaaaatgaaaaaattaatcacttaaaaatagacaacttttacatatataagcttaacttttaagcattttgagttaacttttacttcggtgtacaatatttattgtacacccattgtaaataagaatatgTGCTTTTTGAATATAGTGCAAATTtgctttcatattttattaaaaaaaatatacctcaatccactaatcattgaaacaaccaataagtttttattatcaaaatgaaccaataattaaaaatcacatAGATTACTAACTTGTCATAATGTGACTTTTGGTTGCATAAGATTTATTTAGTTGAAAAGTTGTACTAAAAGTTggctaaaaaaataataatagtaataagtttataaatagaaagattctatgtaacaaacattttgaaacactatTAAAGGAATAcataacaaacattttgaaacggagggagtaatatttttaggcagactaaaatggaaaatggtaaaataaataggGACAAAGGGAGTAATTCGTACTCCCTCCATACGTAAATattgttcccatttcctttttaaGTGTCCCAAAATGATATTCTCATTTgttttatttccttttcaatCTTGTATATTAGGGCTGAGCAAAACTATTCGAAAAACCAAAAACCCGAAAATCGAATCGGTATCCGATCCGAAAAATTGGGCACCCGAACTGATATGGTTATCGGTTCGGGTACCTGATCCGAAATTTGGTTGTTATAACTAACGGGTACCCGATAACGATCCGATAAGCCCCTTTTAAAGTTTTTCccaatttaaatatttttttcccAATAACTCAAAATCCTAAATGTTAATAATCAATGTATAATTTGAGCAAATTCTAATTTCATTAGTAATGTAGTCAAAATCACGTGTTAATGTTGGTATTTAGTGTTGAATGATATTACAATAATCTAGctacaaaatatattttttcaatTACGGGTACCCGATATCCGATCCAAAAGTTTGGGTACACGAAGTACGGGTACCCGAACTTAACGATTCGGTTCATGGATATCAATTTTAGCCTTATTAGTTGGTTCGGGTACCCGACCTATACTCACCCTTATTGTATATTGATTTATCAATATAAAACTATGCAATTTTTGGTTAGTTTAAGTATTGATGGATGGATGGATGGATGGATGAGTTTGACATTTCAGTATTTTtcgtattttgatttttgagtgGAGATAATAATATTCGGGCATTCGGTTATAAAAGTGAGAATACCAAAAACAGTCGGCAATACACATTTTCCAATCTTCAGAAAGATCAAAACTGAGAGATCTGAAAAATTTGATAATTGGGAAAAATGTATTCTGGATTAGAGGTGAAGGGTGACATCGAAGAAGGAACACTATACCCAGGATTAGGGTTTGGCGAGAATCAATTGCGTTGGGGTTTCATTCGCAAAGTCTATGGAATTCTCTCTGCTCAGATCGTTTTGACTACTCTAGTCTCTCTCCTCACCGTCCTCTATACTCCCATCAATGAAACTCTTCGCGGAAATTCTgctcttcttctcttcttcgcTTTCATGCCCTTCGTCTGTATGTTTTCTGGTCCTTTTTCACTGATTGTTTGCATTCAGTTTGTCGATTATTGTTTCACGAATTGATTAACTTTTCGACTGGCTGATGGGTTGGTTTGGTTTTGTTGATTTTGTGATGTGGGGTTAGATTGTTTTCCTGTATACATGCTATTATGTTGAATTTCGATTTGGGTGATTGATTTGGGATTTTAGGGTTTTGGATGATACAAATAGATTGAGGAAAAGAGTTGTTTTGTGATTTAATTGATTGCAGGGAACACGAAATTGTTAGGAAATTGAAAATCGGTGTGGAAACGAAAACGTTTGCAATATCTTGAGAGAGGATTTTTGTGAACTTGGTGGACACAAGCTTACAGCAGACGTTTTGGCTTCTTGATTATCAGGATTACATTAGGACGCAATTGTGTATAGGTACAATATAAATATTTGGTTGGATTACGGAGAGAGTGAGATGGCCAGAGGAATACATTAATAAATCGGAGGAGTGGTTACAATTTTTACTGAGACATTCATGTGTTTGGATAATCGGGATTCGTTTACTTGGAATCATCAGGAAGGGAAGACTGTTAGTTTATGTCGAAATGGTAACTCTTTGTATGCGCTATAAAAAATAGGGACCAGCCATCCGATAGGGGAGGAAGTGCTGTTCTTCCTTTTCTTCTACGTAAGTTTATTTGATAGTGATGATCCGCGGTACCATGGGTCAAGCCCTTTGATTTGAGATCCACAATTATGTATCAACCCAATTATTGCTATTAGTTACGGAGTATAATAGATGCAAGGTTGAGATTATTAATCTCAATTTCAGTGAAAAGGGTCCTTGGTCCTTCATGTTAGCTTAACATATGTAGAAAGGAACGTATTTTTTGCTAGCTCCTCCCCGTTTAACCACTGTTTATAATTACCAAAGTATCCTTTTTGAATAAATAGAAAGACATTGCTTTAGTAGAAGAAAAAAGGAAATAATACATGAAGCTAGTTCTATGTATATTGCTTTTGGAACACTAGAAATATACTCCGTGACTTATGTCTGACTTCGGGGTTTGTTGAGAAGATTTGTCCCCGTGCTGGATCTTAGTAGGTTGTGTTGTGCCACTACTAGGTGTGCTCTCTGGGTATtgctttgtactttgtattacACTAGTTTTATGGATATTGTATGGACAAGAATGCTTGACATACATTTGGCTTCAAGTGTCTGTCTGGGTTGAACTCTATCTGCTGTTTTGCTGACTGAATCTCAATTCACAGTGACTTTTTAGCTTATGCCATTGATTTTATGAACTAGCAGCATATAAATTTGTTTTCAGCTCTGTCCAGTCATTGAATTTCATTGTCTCCAGTTGCCATCCTGCTTTAAATGTTATTTGCAGTGCATTTTTTTGTTGCTAGGCCTTGAGGCATGATTTTCTGAACTGCAGAAAAATGCTTTCTATTATTCTCTATACCTGCGTCTTGCCTCTTTATGTTGTTTGTGTTGGATATGGGGAAGGGCTCTGCTAATGTAATACTTTGTACTACCTGTTGATGGAGGTGGATCCGTGGATGTCGCTTAAAAAATCTGAGAGACATCATCACAGATTGTATTTTGTTTAATATGTTAATCATTTGGCTTTTGAGTTTTTAATATCTTGCTTTGACCTGTGATCATAATCATTTATTATTATGGTAAATACATATTGTtcattatttgttatttgtggTTTTGTGCAGTGTTGTGGCCACTTTATCATTACCAGCAAAAACATCCACAGAACTTCATATTCCTGGGACTATTTACTGTATGCATAAGTCTAACTGTGGGAGTAGCGTGTGCAAACACTGATGGTATGTATCACTTTGGTTAGTTTGTGTTTAATGTGAGTTATTAGGGTGTTGACTGTTGCGTTTTGAATACATGCAGGAAGAATTGTGCTTCAGGCATTGGTTTTAACAGCAGCTGTTGTTTGTTCCCTAACTGGTTACACCTTTTGGGCTGCTAAGAAGGGCAAGGACTTCGGCTTTCTTGGACCTGTCTTGTTTGCAAGCCTTGTCGGCATTGTTTTTGCTGGACTTCTGCAGGTTAgattgtgtttgtgtttgtgttttAAAGTATATTGCCGATGTCAGGTTTATATCATATTTGGTTAATGGCATAATGTTTGCAGGCATTCTTCCCATTTGGGTCTACAACTACTGCCATCTATGGAGGAATTAGCGCCATAGTCTTCTCAGGATACATCGTTTATGACACCGATAACTTGATAAAACGATTCACTTATGACGAATACATTTGGGCTTCTGTTACTCTCTACCTCGATATCCTCAACTTGTTCCTCACCATCTTGCGCTTGTTGAGGCAGGGCGACAATTAGATCCCACTTTTTCATAAAAAGCTGCCTTGCTTAACCACAAAATCGTGTAGATGCTTTTTGTGAATATGACAAGACTCCCAGTATACCTTGTGTAAGAATTAAGCATTAATTGGATTTAAAACATGTCTGCTTGAATGATTTGTACGTGTTGGCGTGTTGCTGATGGCAAACACTATATAAGTATCAAGACTGGTTTTTGTTGTATGTACAATTTATGGTGAATAGTACATGTGTTGATCACTTATCGTTTTTCTTTAATTGAATTGATAGGGCAACTTAGATCGTTTGCAGATGAAGCCAACCTGGCGTATAGATCAATAGATTGTTATTCGTATATTATGATACTATTGCAAAATAAGGTGCGAATAAGTGTTTTATCTACACCAACATGAGTTGGCGAGGAAttcaccttgtgacttggaggtcacatGGTCGAGTTCCATCAGCTGCAAGTGGCTCAAACTGATGACCTGCTTTAGCTAGTTGGGCTTGCTAACCTCTGTGTTAGGTGCTGGTTCAGTAGAGTCATCtcttcttatttttatttttaaagtgTTTTGTCCGTACATATCATCAttataaaaaggaaaatttgccaATTACTACCTAGGTTTTTAGTGACTTTGTAAATTATTACCTAGCTTGTTAAAAGTTGCTAATTACTACctagttatttagttatttacCTTACCGTATATTCCGACCAATTAGTCATTAATCATATCATAATCAATCGTTAGtcatttttaaatattttaattaattaatgaaattttaaaaaaatccaaaactaattaaaccaaaaaaaaaaaaatcaaactccCTAATTAATCTGGGTATAACATTAAAGTCTTGAAATGAAACAGATGAAAAAGGTGAGAAAGCCTCGGATTGTATATAAacaacggatatttcatgaaatacccccgaattttgccttaattcaccaaatgcccaccaagtttcaataattcaccaaatacccctcacaaatgacttaataccccaaataccCCTCCATGACGTCATCATCCTCATAATCAACCAATTATGAGCTAATTACCCGCCTAATCCCTAATTAACCCCCCTAAGTCCTAATTACCCACCCAATTcccattaacccacccatttacccattaacccacccatttctttttcttttctctctcccttcccttcttccattaacccaccttccttcttcactgaactttctctctcccccttccttcttccattaaATGGTTATGATACAACTACGAAAGAGTAGGCACAGAAATGGAGGCGGCGACTGCTCTCACTGTTCCCACTATGGTTGGTTTCTCTTCGTCATCGTCCACATCCTCATTTTCCGGCAACAATGGGCTCTTCCTCCACCGCCGTTTCCACCTACCGAAGAACAATATCAAAGTCAAGTCATCGACGATATTCTCTATTCGAGCCACCCCTTTCTCTTCCTCACCATCATCACACACAACCACCGACATCGAGGAAGAAGGGGAGGGGGAACACGGAAACGTGTGTGGGTAAGTTTGGGCGAGCGTCGGCAGAGGGACTGGGTTAGCGCCAGCGGCGCGCGGCCAGCTAACCCGGATCTACATCAGGTGGGCGAGTCGATgccctctctcctccttccttccttccttctccCTCTGCTCGCCGCCCTCCTTCTCTTTCTGTCACTCTCCCCTTCCCCTGAATATTATGGCCGGAATATTGAAGTTTGGGTCTGATTATAGTGGTGGCGACTGAGGTTTTCTTTTGATTTGAAACTTCAATTTGATTTCTGCAATGGCGGTTAAGGCATGATTTTAAGGGCTgttgaaatttcaattttgaattGAAGAACTTGCGATGTATCGAACCAGTAAAATGAATTTCTGGGAATGTTTTAGGGGTTTCGATTTCTGCAATGGCGAGGGTATGGCGAGGGTGTGGCGGTGGTTGCGGAGGAAAGGGACAACATTTGGAGGAAAATTCAGGGAAGAAAGAAGGGGGGGagaggaaagaaaaaaaaaaggaaaagggaaaaaaaagggTTAATGGGAAATACgaatgggtgggttaatgggtTAAAAAGTGGGTTAATGGGTTAATTGCGTTGATTAAGAGTTGATGACGTCATGGAGGggtatttggggtattaagtcatttgtgaggggtatttggtgaattattgaaacttgatgggcatttggtgaattaaggcaaaactcgggggtatttcatgaaatatccgtataAACAAATTATAGAAGTGAGATGATCTGTTGGAGTTGCAAGCATTCCTGCTCCTGTTTATGCTGAAATTTTATTGCCTCTGATTTTCTTCACCCAGAAAGTGAGTATCTTTGTGTAAAGTTTCAATAGAAAAACAATTGGTCTTGCGCGCAACAGGTGTACGTTAATATTAACGTACACCAATATTTCACACGTGCGAAATTAATCACGAAAAAACTCAAATTTGCACGCATTGTCTCAATGGTTAACAAACAGTCATGctcaatttctctctcttctcatcACCCCAAACACCAGACAATCAAGCTTTTACAAAAATGGCGGCATTTCATCTCACTCCTCTTCACTCTGCTtcgattctctctcctccagagGTTCCTCTCTCTCCGGAAAGTCTCTTTGCTGTCAAAACCCTCGTTTATCCGCCAACTTCACCTCGTCTTCTCCGATTAGCCGCCGTAGAGCCAGATCTCTTCTCTGCCTCCATCTCCTGCATCTGTTAATTCTTCAGGTCATTATCTTTACTCTTACCTCTTTGCAATGGTTAATTTCTCATTTGTTGGAATTGCAATTGAAATTCTAATATTTGCGTTCATATTTTTGCTGGGTTGATTTTCAATTTATTGTTGGCTAGTCTTATGCAATTCGATTTTTCGTACTCGCtttgtgttatttattattgAAGATTTTATAATAAAAACATACGAATTTTTCTGGGTTGtattgtaagtgttgatttatGGGTTAAATCGCTAAATGCCATGAGAAATTGAGAAATAGGAGGTTTCGAGCTTGGTTTTGTTAGGTGGGATTATATATGTTGATTGTATACAAGAGTATAGAGATGAGGGAAAGTTGTTTGTATTCTCTTTAATTGAAGGAATATATATACTTGAAGATTACAGTAACCTACGTAAGTCTAGCTAACAAACTAGAAGCATAACTAGGAAGATTAAGTAAACAAGAAGACTAAGTAGAAGACACCTAACAACAGTAAGTTACTTAACAGAAGCTAAATACATGGAATAAATATCTAAACAATAAACGTGGTCATTGACTTAGTATACTTAGATATTTCTATCAGATTGATATTGCTAAATTGCATTGAGGATTCTGGAAAGTAGTTGTGAGACACTAATTGAGCAAAAAGATGCACTTGTATGGGCTTATTTTGAGAATCAAAAGTACTGTGAACATAAAGAACATGAAGGTGTGAGCTTGTTTTGGAAGTCGATTTTTCGAGGTTACTTTTTAGGTATAATCGGAGTTGGACTGCTGGAAGAAGTGCAAACAGAAGTTTGCTCACATAAATGTTAATTGGGGTGATTTCATGTACTAGCTTTGATGGAATTAGCTATATATATTGTGCAGTTTCAATAGAAGTTTATTTGGAGATTGTATGACGATATGTTTGTGTGACATTGCGATACACAGATTACATATGGTAGTTGCacctctcttttttctttctaatgCTGCCCAAGTTGATGTTAAGGACCAACTAGAATCCATGTATCTTATGAGGATTGAGCGTGATAGGGGAAGCTTCCATAGCGCACAAAAGACAGAAAAAGAATCCAAA
This genomic stretch from Spinacia oleracea cultivar Varoflay chromosome 3, BTI_SOV_V1, whole genome shotgun sequence harbors:
- the LOC110801229 gene encoding BI1-like protein; this encodes MYSGLEVKGDIEEGTLYPGLGFGENQLRWGFIRKVYGILSAQIVLTTLVSLLTVLYTPINETLRGNSALLLFFAFMPFVLLWPLYHYQQKHPQNFIFLGLFTVCISLTVGVACANTDGRIVLQALVLTAAVVCSLTGYTFWAAKKGKDFGFLGPVLFASLVGIVFAGLLQAFFPFGSTTTAIYGGISAIVFSGYIVYDTDNLIKRFTYDEYIWASVTLYLDILNLFLTILRLLRQGDN